A single Sylvia atricapilla isolate bSylAtr1 chromosome 29, bSylAtr1.pri, whole genome shotgun sequence DNA region contains:
- the LOC136372754 gene encoding keratin, type II cytoskeletal 4-like, producing MSRQCYTSGSILGRRGFSSASAVCGLGRANSSSASVCQPVGRRCGIGGFSSRSVCDLGRGQRISFGGSCRSGVYGNAGVGRCGIAYGGGRFGTVVGFGNCATFGGLGSYRGLGDGVAMGGYGAGIGIGGGRSEGIRGVSIHPELLKPLCVGVDPEECQVRTHEKEQIKNLNNQFACFIDKVRLLEQQNKVLTTKWELLQQYVLPASRRNLEPVFENFICNLRKQLECVMGERERLENEERCLRDLVQEFKCKYEDEINKRTAAENEFVVLKKDVDCLYLTKEELEVRVGLLRQQLEFLKCIYAEERAQLDCQLCDTSVIVQMDNSRDLDMEGIIKSVECCYEEIAQKSKAEVEAFYQTRLEELHSSRGKFCDDLRNNQSEIAELNRMIQKLQCESDNVKKQISALQTAICDAEQRGDCALKDARQKLVDLQTALQQAKDKMACLLRDYQELLNVKLALDIEIATYRTLLEGEESRICTGNPVSVAVVSGGGTVGECRSLSGIGGKCTVKSGGAGAGLGMVSSFGNAGFSTRSVDCVPKVGAGFGARSAVSCVGREVITGVDGVQCGPAMGNLGNLGNLGNVVCAGVEQCGPGPVIIPAAPGVCGNRFSTAVRVVRTTR from the exons ATGAGCCGACAGTGCTACACCTCTGGCTCCATCCTGGGAAGACGAGGCTTTTCCTCGGCATCCGCTGTCTGCGGCCTAGGCAGGGCcaacagcagctcagcctccGTGTGCCAGCCCGTAGGACGGAGGTGTGGGATCGGTGGCTTCAGCAGCCGCAGTGTCTGTGACCTGGGCAGAGGGCAAAGGATTTCCTTCGGCGGGAGCTGCCGCAGCGGCGTCTATGGCAATGCCGGCGTCGGGCGCTGCGGCATCGCCTACGGCGGGGGCCGCTTTGGCACCGTCGTGGGCTTTGGGAACTGTGCGACCTTCGGGGGCCTGGGCAGCTACAGAGGCCTGGGGGACGGCGTGGCCATGGGGGGCTACGGCGCTGGCATCGGCATCGGCGGAGGGAGGTCCGAGGGGATTCGTGGCGTCAGCATCCACCCAGAGCTCCTCAAGCCCCTGTGTGTGGGCGTGGACCCCGAGGAGTGCCAAGTGCGGACCCATGAGAAGGAGCAGATCAAGAACCTCAACAACCAGTTTGCCTGTTTCATTGACAAG GTgcggctgctggagcagcagaacaaggTGCTAACCACcaagtgggagctgctgcagcagtatGTGCTCCCAGCGTCCCGGAGAAACTTGGAGCCTGTGTTTGAGAACTTCATCTGCAACCTGAGGAAGCAGCTGGAGTGTGTGATGGGGGAGCGTGAGCGGCTGGAGAATGAGGAGCGGTGCCTGCGCGACTTAGTTCAGGAGTTCAAGTGCAA GTACGAAGATGAGATCAACAAACGCACGGCAGCAGAGAATGAGTTTGTGGTGCTCAAGAAG GATGTGGATTGTCTCTACCTGAccaaggaggagctggaggtgaggGTGGGTCTCCTGCGGCAGCAGCTGGAGTTCCTGAAGTGCATCTATGCTGAG GAGAGGGCTCAGCTGGACTGTCAGCTGTGTGACACCTCTGTCATCGTGCAAATGGACAACAGCCGGGACCTGGACATGGAGGGCATCATCAAAAGTGTGGAGTGCTGCTACGAGGAGATTGCCCAGAAGAGTAAGGCTGAGGTGGAGGCTTTCTACCAAACCAGA CTGGAGGAACTCCACAGCAGCCGGGGCAAGTTCTGTGATGACCTGAGGAACAATCAGAGTGAGATTGCCGAGCTCAACAGGATGATACAGAAGCTGCAGTGTGAGTCAGACAACGTGAAGAAACAG atctcagccctgcagacagcTATCTGTGATGCTGAGCAACGGGGAGACTGTGCCCTCAAGGATGCCCGGCAGAAGCTGGTTGAcctgcagacagctctgcagcaggccAAGGACAAGATGGCCTGTCTGCTCAGGGACTACCAGGAGCTGCTCAACGTCAAGCTGGCCCTGGACATTGAGATTGCCACTTACAGGACTCTgctggagggagaagagagcag GATATGCACCGGCAACCCTGTGAGCGTAG CCGTGGTCAGCGGCGGGGGCACGGTCGGGGAGTGCCGATCCCTGTCTGGAATTGGAGGCAAATGCACCGTCAAGAGCGGAGGGGCCGGCGCGGGGCTGGGCATGGTCTCGTCCTTCGGAAACGCCGGGTTCAGCACCCGGAGCGTGGATTGTGTCCCCAAGGTCGGGGCAGGATTCGGGGCCAGAAGCGCGGTCAGCTGCGTGGGGAGAGAAGTGATCACCGGGGTGGACGGGGTCCAGTGCGGCCCCGCGATGGGCAACCTGGGCAACCTGGGCAACCTGGGCAACGTGGTGTGCGCGGGGGTGGAGCAGTGCGGCCCCGGGCCCGTCATCatccccgcggccccgggggTCTGCGGGAACAGATTCAGCACAGCCGTGCGCGTCGTCAGGACGACCCGGTAG